The window CGGCGGCACCGCCCTCGCCGGCGGGCGCGGTGGAGTCATCGGCACCGTCGGCGGCGTACTGCTGCTCGCCAGCATCGACGCCATCTTCAACCAGCTTGAGGTCGACGCCTTCTTCAAACAGGTGATCCGGGGCGCCGTCATCATCGTCGCCGTGGCCGTCTACGCCCGTCGGACGCTGCGAAAGGCGGCCTGGTGATCATGCAGATCGTCCAGCGTCGCCCCGTGTCGCCGCGGTGGGCAGCTGCCGGCGGTGTGCTGCCCATCCTCGCGATACTCGTGGTGCTGCTGATCCTCGTCGCCGTCCGGCAGCCCGACTTCCTGGCTCCGGCGTCGCTGATGTCGTTCCTCGGCCGGTCGGCGCCGATCATCCTGCTCGCCGCCGGGCAGTACTTCGTGATCGTCTCCGGAGAATTCGACCTGTCGGTCGGCGCCCTGGTCACCGCGCAGGTCGTGGTCGCCGCCCGGATCATCGACAGCGATCCCGCCCGGACCTGGCCGGCGGTGCTGGTGCTGCTCGGCGGTGGTGCGCTCGTCGGGCTGGTCAACGGCCTGATCACGACGCGCCTGCGGGTGCCTTCGTTCATCACCACACTCGGCATGTTCCTGATTTTGGTGGGCGCTGTCTACCTGTGGTCCGACGGCGCACCCAAGGGCGGGTTCTCCGAAGAGTTCCGCCAGTTCGGCCGGCGTGCGGTCGAGGACGTGCCGGCACTGGGCCGGGTCCCGTACTCCCTGATGATCCTGCTGGTCCT is drawn from Micromonospora sp. Llam0 and contains these coding sequences:
- a CDS encoding ABC transporter permease; amino-acid sequence: MQIVQRRPVSPRWAAAGGVLPILAILVVLLILVAVRQPDFLAPASLMSFLGRSAPIILLAAGQYFVIVSGEFDLSVGALVTAQVVVAARIIDSDPARTWPAVLVLLGGGALVGLVNGLITTRLRVPSFITTLGMFLILVGAVYLWSDGAPKGGFSEEFRQFGRRAVEDVPALGRVPYSLMILLVLAALAVLLTRSDFGRILIAVGDNPRTAHLSGVRVRRVRTIAFILSGLAAAVAAILIGGYSGVSFQAGAGLEFGSITAVVLGGVALGGGRGSVVGAMLGAVTLELLFALMNFYGVSGALRPTVQGAIILFAVAVATRRSSSR